From Actinopolyspora lacussalsi, a single genomic window includes:
- a CDS encoding hypothetical protein (product_source=Hypo-rule applied; pfam=PF14013; superfamily=144256), giving the protein MSMMDKLKGLVGKSPDKVKQGIDKASTFADQKTGGKYHDKISKGTEQARNFVDKQDPQSQSDQEGRQSPGQQGSDQSGDQSQGGQSRQ; this is encoded by the coding sequence ATGAGCATGATGGACAAGCTGAAGGGACTCGTCGGTAAGAGCCCGGACAAGGTCAAGCAGGGGATCGACAAGGCGTCGACCTTCGCCGACCAGAAGACCGGCGGCAAGTACCACGACAAGATCAGCAAGGGGACTGAGCAGGCCCGGAACTTCGTCGACAAGCAGGACCCGCAGTCCCAGAGCGATCAAGAGGGTCGGCAAAGCCCCGGTCAGCAGGGATCCGATCAGAGCGGCGACCAGTCGCAAGGTGGCCAGTCCCGCCAGTAA